The Cyprinus carpio isolate SPL01 chromosome A3, ASM1834038v1, whole genome shotgun sequence genomic interval tttttcacatgATGGACATTGATGCACCGTGTCTCATGTAAATAGCAAGATGcagtttcacttaaaaaaaaaaaaaaacctatgataCACATTTCTCTAACTTTTTATACCCTTAAaacattaatgttatattaaacaATTTCACGTTTTCCAAATGTACGAGTTTGCCACTACCTGCAAGAGTCTTCAATTCATCGCTCCTATTAGACCTATAGAAAActttttctattgtacatttgGTGTCTCTCACTTAAAGTTCTGGCTAGAacaaatagctgttttttaaggttttccaAGATTTTGTCAACTGTTTACAACAACAGGGTTAATAAACCAAGCAAAGCACTTTGCTGAGCGGATGATACGTGTGTACAAACATACCTCAAACCATATAAAGACTGCCAATTCGATTCAAAGAACAAAACATTAGTGTTGGCTCTAATTAATGGAAACTGAATTCATGCAAAGACAAGAACAACACTGTCGAGTTGAGTTAGCGTAGTGTTGACTTCTCGAGCATTAGTGAATGTTTTCACCTTTGccactgttggaaagggttcaaatatgcttGGAAACTAAAGAATGTGGAGCATATGGAGGAATTTTGTTAAGAACAGTTGAAAGTGTGGTCACACCATATATTTCACTGACACTGACATGCAAATGCGTCAGACTAGAAACACAAGTTTCACATTTCATCATGTGAAACGACTAGTAGAAGATTGATATAATGTGTGACCTCTCGTCTGAATTAAAAGAATGATATTTTTGCAGTAAATTCGAGTAGAtcgtattttttttacattttgaatgtattaCTGTTCGTTATATGTTGAATTCATGTGCATAAAAAGACACTGCAAAGTGTGGCGTCATATTACGACTGAAGAAATTTGTATGCTTAAAGTCTATTGTGATGTCAGCTTAAGGCAAGGGACTCAAGAACAActaccacaaaaacaaaaaaaacaaagatcttTTGATCATCCAGGTATGAAGCAGTAGTTGCATTAAACTTTCACGTGTCATTTTGACAGCCATGGTTGTAAACATTCCAtcataattttacagtttatcCAAGAACACAGAAAATCAGCCgaacatttccataatgaccaattctgccaagagcagtgcaaattagCATCTGCTTTAAgacaagttttttgttgttgttgtttttttttttttgcatatggctTTTCTCAAGTGTAGATCCTCATGTGAAACTCAAGACTTTGCTTGAATGGGAAACTCTTTCCaaactgagtgcaggtgaaagatttctttgctcttcttttctttaaaaatgtcgtTTTAGTCTTCAAGCGACTCAAATGTTTCTCTCCAGGTTTGTCATGATGTTCCTCCTCCACTTCACTCacttcttcactctcctctttctcttccaTCAGCtctgaaatggaagaaaaaagttgaatttctttttcagtaaatcaaaaaaattaaagagagGAATATGAAAGTGAGCACTAATGTAATAGCACAATGTAGCTATAAAATATTAAGATCATTCtggttcatttttattaattaattaaacggAGAGTACTTCATACTCATACAAAACATTATAGGCACAAATCCCATGTTTCTGTAGTGAGAACTTTTACATACAGTGCTCTGCATAAGTATTTGGACAGAcaaaattaaagacaaaatttctCTGTTTGATATAGAGACAAGAAATCtgttaatatgattaaaagatgactatgaaaaaaaaaaactgcagaatgCCATGTTTTATTATTGGGTGTTTCAAAACATACATGTTTTAACGACTACGAAGATCAGCgcttttagagtttcatccctttgaaaaattaatttttcaattaatcaaaagcaatgcattttctttctcagctgcTTACTTTATGGATACTTGCGATACTTGCAAAGATGGCAGATTTTGACAGAtataagtaaatgtatttaaCCATTCAAGGCCAATAAAGCAACAAAAGTACTCACACTCTTTATGATCAGGGGATTCCTCAGAAACATTCTCACAGTGTGCACATATAGCGCTGTTGTTTGCATTTCAACAGCTTAAAATCACGCTTTTAAGCCACAATGCTTaaaatgtgtgcaaattttcaaaaCAACGGCACACAGCAAAGTGACGTGAGTGCATAACCGTGATAAAGACAATAGTCTAAAATCTACTGGTTGACAAATTTCTACCAGTTAATCGTGTCTACCGGTATATTACCCACcctgtcttatatatatataaatgttctgATTGCAATtctgtaaagtttggtgtttaCTGTTTATTGCTAAAAGCAATGGCAAAACctcaataaatgtaaactatattgaGAAATGCCCAACAATCTGGTAACTTAGATGCAAAAACTTGCAAACcagatttaatataaatgtaaaaaaataaagctaaaataattgTCTGACCTGATGTTGACACTCAATATGAAAGTTTCTGGAACCTTCCTTTGCTGACCATTTgttgattacattgttaatgtaaaaaaaaaaaaaaaaaaaaaaaaaaaaatttttcctcagtgtaacatttttttttcctcatagtgTAACATTAACTTTTTCCTCCTTTCCTCTTCTAATCGGTCAAACAGGTTTGCAAAAATACCTTGAAGTTGAAACTGTGTTTAGGCTAGGTCAGAAGTTCTTTATATTTAGCTTCACTTTTGTTACGCTCCGCTCCGTTGCAATGCTGTTTTCCTGTGGCCGATGCTCACTTTCTTCAAATTTCCTTCGGGAATTCTTCGAAACATCCTTGATTTGTAGCTTAGAGCAATAATGAACCGAAAATCAACATAAATGTATGAGCTATAAACACTAAATACAGCCCACGAAAAACACATAACTCAATATTCGCAGTGTGTTAAATAGACTTTATTCATTCTGTCAGTAATAATCTCCCACTGATGCTCTACAGATTTCAATAACAGTCACATGAACAGATTGATAAAGCCTCTGTGAAGGGGTCTCGGATGATCGTCTCACTTCAGCATCTGGAGAAACCGAAGTGGATCAGAAGCGCATTCACACTGAATTCAGATCCATCATTCAAGAGTTTCTCTCATGGCAGTGCAGCTCTGATCTCTCTCTCATGcgcacacactccacacagacaatacacattttttaatgaataacatttaaaagtaagcAGAAATACCATATCATATTAGACTATAAAGTACCCccaaataaagcatttatattgaATCTAAACAACTGAATTTCATATATGTGGGAGCCTTAACAATTTCTGATTTTATATTATCAAAACTTATCAAGTGTTTGTTAAATACTGAAATATCAGTGTTCAAAATACCTTCATCTAGGACACAAAACCACTTTGACCCCgcccaccatggctcctcccaccaccCTGACTCCTCCCCCTCGATCTAATCTAGCactagacacacacactcacatcaccaGCAGTGGATCTAATGAAGATCCTCCCGAATCAAACGGAGttaaaaacagattcaagtgttgTGAATCAGAGACTCGTTCTGAAGCCTGTAAACGTGGAGGCCCGTGGCAGATTCAGCACAGGCTCCCTGATTGAGTGTAAACGGCTGATCTGAAGTCAGATCTATAACTCGCTGCGAGAGCGAGAGATCCGCGGCCCTTTCCGGATCTCTTTCCTCTTCtcctccttcctcctcctcttctcttccTCGCGGAGAATCTTCTGGAAGGCCTCGGCCGTGTGCAGCACCTGAGACACAGACAAATCTACCTCATCAAACAATGCAGATCAAAGCGAAACAGTCAGAATAATCCTGAGCATCATCAGTTATTCAGCTGATAACACAATTATCTGAAAAATAAGTAGAAGTCTTTGTAAACTGAAATCAAACACAATCTAGTTTTTGAGTTTAAGCTCTACTGGCTTCATCTACACATTACAGACCAAGAATTACACCATTTTAATCCAGCAAatcattcaatattttaataaggACTATAGGTGATACTTTAGATATGACTTGATGCATTACACAAATAAACAGGTGTTTATATCAGCtagatttaaaacaatattataatagcTTCAGTCGCTAAACATGAATCATGGATACTGAAAGGTTTGTGTTAAGaaagaataaaatgcattaacacttattttatattgatttaaaatgttttttgattaatgaacatttaaataacgACAAATGAGtcatactattgtagtttttagttttttgttttagtttttaattttgtatttgttttcactttaaattttttggatttttttttttttttttttttaaatatctacaaAGGTTttactcattatatatatatatattattatttcagtaaatgttttacgaatatgtgaccctggaccacaaaaccagtcttaagcgtcaaattttcaaaattgagatttatacgttacaggaaagctgaataaataatcttaccattgatgtatggtttgttaggaggacaatatttgtctgagatacaactatttgaaaatctggaatctgaggaatCTGAtctgaaaatcatctttaaagttgtccaaatgaagttcttagcaatgcatataactaatcaaaaattaggttttgatatatttacggtaggaagtttacaaaatatcttcatggaacatgatctttacttaatatcctaatgatttttggcataaaagaaaaatctataattttgtcccatacaatgtattgttgtctattgctacaaatatacctgtgctactgatgactgcttttgtgctccagggacacacaGTTACAGTTAATGTTACTTTATTTCAAGTGTTTTGGTTTTAGTCAAATTAAACAGGACAAAAACAGgataacattttatgtttatttacattttattgccGATTGAAAAGCACTATTAGTCAATCtctattgtttattaataacacAGTGCAGTGCACATAAGAAACGCTGaatccatatatatatgtacgtgtgtgtgagtgtgtgtgtgtgtgtgtgtgagagagagagtgtgcgtgtgtgtgtgtgtgtgtgctgttttttttttgttttttgtgtttttgttggggttttggttgtgtgtgagtgagagtgtgtgagtgtgtgtgagtgtgtgtgtgtgtgtgtgtgtgtgtgtgtgtgtgtgagtgtgtgagtgtgtgagtgtgtgtgtgtgtgagtgtgtgatagtgtgtgtgagtgagagtgtgtgtgtgtgtgcgtgtgagtgtgtgtgtgagtgtgattttttttgttgtttgggttgtgtgtgagagtgtgtgtgtgagagtgagagtgtgtgtgtgagagtgagtgtgtgtgtgtgtgtgtgtgtgtgtgtgcgtgcgagcgagagtgagtgtgtgtgtgtgtgtgcgtgtgtgcgagagtgagagtgtgtgagagtgtgtgtgtgagagtgagtgagagtgagtgtgtgtgtgtgtgtgtgtgtgtgtgtgtgtgtgtgtgcgtgtgtgtgcgtgcgagagtgagtgagtgagtgagtgagtgagagtgtgtgtgtgtgagaaagtgagagtgtgtgtgtgtgtgtgtgtgtgtgtgactcacgTCGTCTCGTTCGGTGCGGTACGGGTTGACGAAGTCTGCAGATTTCTCTGTGATCCCCAGCTCCTGTGACATCTGCAGCAAAGACACACAGCGTTAAAGCTCATGTTTCAGTGCTCTGAGTGTGATGTTAATCCCATGATGCCTCAGTCTGACCAGCGTGAGCACGTGCTGATTGGCTCCTCCGCTGAAGACCCCCGTCTGGTTGCAGAAGCGCAGACCCCAGCGCAGCAGGCGACTCCAGTCCACGTTCTGATCGAAGTAGTGATGGACGATCCTCGGGAAGCGCAGAGCCACGTCACCGAAGAACGCCGTGTTCTCCACCACGTGAGAGTAAGCTGGAGGAACAGTGACAGATCAGCTCCTGTGGAAACTGATGAGCTTCTCAGTCTCTAAAGCTGCTGCTGTATacagtgctatagaaataaacatCAACTGACTGAAAGTAAGTCAAATAAAGTTAAAGTCCAAAAAGtgaacaataacaaaacattttaacatttcgtGTCATAATCAAGCCACTGCATCTCAggattttgtctttttatgtcataagagttttttatcttaaaatgttataattatgattCATCGTGTGACAGTAATGGGCAtccgcacacgcacacacacacgcacacacacacgcacacacgcacgcacacacacacactcttagatGTCTGATATGTACTACTAGAGTCTCTGACCTTCTTTGATTTTGTCGTCGAGTGGGAACGGATCGTCCGGCTGCACGTTAGCAGCTTTAAGAACGGCTCTGGAGTCCTCCAGCAcctgaacacacatacacacacagatcagaccaAATCAGACTTgagtgtctctcacacacacacacacacacacaccttgaagaGGCCCTTCAGCATGATGTCGATGATCTTGTACTGCTGGTTGACGTCGCTGAGCTCCACCAGGTTCTTCAGCGCATTCAGCTGATCCTTCCTCTTGGTCTCGAACAGACGCTTATCTGAGGAGACGCTGTTCAGgagaaccacacacacagacacacacacacacacacacacacacacacacacacacacacacacacacacacacacacacacacacactcatgtctGAGAAGGATACAGATCTCCAGGTTGGAGTCGTGTCGGGGTCTCTGTGTGTCCGAGTCGGAGCCGAGGGCCGCCGGAGCCGCCAGCAGCAGCATTAGAGCGCAAACACTCAACATGACCTCTAGAGGGAGACACACTCCAGTCAACACTCACtgcactgttacacacacacacacacacacacacacacacacacacacaacatcaggtGGAAGAAGAAGACAGTTAAACCAATCATGCATACATGAAATCATAGTGGCTTGTTATATTCCTCATTTCTAAACTGCTTTGGatgaaaacataaatgtaatgCTCATTATAAGACATTATAAGGTTCAAAACTTCCAAAAAACATAACGGATTGATGACAAACAAACTGACTCAAGCACTGAATTTAACATCAGACTGAATTAGAAAGACCAGTTCTCTTCTGACAAATCTGTATTTAATGCTTGAGCACAAAAACATCTAAACTAGCTTCTGTTTTAAGCGATTCTGAAACAATATGTGTTATAAAAAGTGTGATACACACAAACAGGAACAGAATTAATAATTCAGCCTAAAATCGGTGACAGATGAATTCTGAATTCAGCTGATAAACGTCTCATCAGACAGAAAACAACAGCCTCGG includes:
- the LOC109074712 gene encoding coiled-coil domain-containing protein 134-like, producing MLSVCALMLLLAAPAALGSDSDTQRPRHDSNLEIYKRLFETKRKDQLNALKNLVELSDVNQQYKIIDIMLKGLFKVLEDSRAVLKAANVQPDDPFPLDDKIKEAYSHVVENTAFFGDVALRFPRIVHHYFDQNVDWSRLLRWGLRFCNQTGVFSGGANQHVLTLMSQELGITEKSADFVNPYRTERDDVLHTAEAFQKILREEEKRRRKEEKRKEIRKGPRISRSRSEL